The window GTCTTGGATTTTGCCATGTGTCTGTAAAGCAATCTCTAATAATATCTGATTTACAGGGGCTCTATAGAATTGGGAAGCATGATGTTCCAGTTTATGATGGATCTTGGACAGAATGGGAAGCGCAATCAGATTCTGATTACCCAAAAGCTACCGCCACTGCTGCTTAAAATCCCCAACTATAAAGAGAAGTGAAACAGTCCATCCATCCTGGAGCATTCAGTTTAGAATGTCAGCAAAGATGACATTTCCATGTTACAAGCTTTGCActtaaacaaaggcaaagcttatAAGGGTAAGAAATGCCCAAAGAGATGAAGAGAACATGAAGCAGGGACAGAAAGTGCACCTTGTCAATTCTTGTGACCCTATTGTCAGCATCGAACTTATGGTTGACATCTACTAGCGTCATTGTATTTACCCATGCTCACGATATTGCAGCTAAATGAGTTAAGAATGGCAAATTCTTGTTTTTGGATCAAAATATGAGGATTAATGTATGAGAGTTTCAACTCTCAcaacattttttattttgcaaaGTCGATTAAATTGGATATGGAAATTGTTTTCTTCTGAGTTCTAAATGATCAATTGAGAGAAGAAATCAAACGGTGGGTATCTTAAACAGAAAAGAGACAGCTGTCTGTTTGTCTTTCTCAGTAAATGTGCATTTGTAATTAAAAGACAACGTCTGCTACCATTAGAGAGTTAAACTTACTCTTATAATGGGCCATGGAGCTAGGAATTGCTTTGAACATCCACGTGCCATGGCTTATCACGCCCTTTACAACATATGGCGAAATGAACTGAGCAATCAAGCATGTAGTCATCTTTACACCACATCTGCAATAAGCATTTCCTGCCTTCCATTCCCATACTTTGCTCCCAAACGTTCAGACCATGCACAGTTCCCAGTACTgcattaaactaaaacaagagtGCAACATGAGTCTCACAAGAGAATTGCACCAAGAGTGAGACTGCTGGATTCAGCTAAAAGTGGCATAATATGTCAGTGAATATGctatagcagcagcagcagcagcagattccGAATCAGCCAGCACAAGTTTCATCACAGTGCACTTCTGCAATCCCAGAAGTATCCTCACTCTCACTGAACATTGTGGATTGTCCAACATTCTTTCCGAGATCATCAGCTACCATAAAGGCACGAGCACCATCCTTTTGATGTACCCAGCTGTATCCACGACCTTTCACAACACCACGACTACTCATTAGTGCCCTAACAGCTGATGCATCGCCATGTCTGCCCAAGGAAGCATATATGTTTGATAGAAGCACATAAGGTGATGGATTCTTCGGTTCAAGGCGGAATAGATGCTTTGCAGCCAATTCTCCCAATTCAGCATTGTGATGTACCACACAGGCAGCTAGTAGAACTTCCCACACTATAGGATCATCCTTGTATGGCATTTTGTCTATTACAGCCTCGACTTCAACAAAACGACCAGCCCGCCCCAGTGCATCTATGAGGCAAGTGTAATGCTCAACTAGTGGTGTTATCCCATAATTGCTCTCCATGGAATTAAACAATGCAATGGCTTCATCAACAAGCCCAGCGTGACTACATCCTGTCAGCACAGCAATGAACGTCACACTGTCTGGTTTTTGTTTTGTAGTTAGCATGTACTCAAACAATTCTATAGCTTTCTCTCCAAAACCATTCTGAGCATATCCATGTATCATCTCATTCCATGCCACTATGTTCTTCACAATCATGCAGTTAAAGGAAAGGCGTGCATCATCCATGTTGCCACATTTAGCATACATGTCGATCAGGGCACTGCCAACATAGACATTCTGATCATAGCCATCTTTTAGAACCTGTGCATGCATCTGCCTACCTTGAGGTATGGATGACAATCTAGCACATGAGTTTATCATACTAGCATAGGAGGATTCTGTGGGAAACATTCCATTTTCTCGCATCTGCTTGAAGAAATCGAAGGCCTCTTCATTCAAAGAATGGATAGCCAAACCTGATATCATGGAATTCCAACATACCACATCTCTCTGTGTCATCCTATTGAAAATGATCTGAGCAAAACCAACGTGACCGCATTTTGAATACATGTCCACCAGACCATTTGCAACAAACATGTCGTTGTGAAGCAAAAGTCTTACTGAAGCAGAGTGCACTTGCTTGCCCAGTTCCAAAGTTCCTAATCTAGAGCATGAACTGAGGATCACAGCCAAGGTTGTCCTGTCAGGCTGCACTTTTTGATGCTGCATCCTCTTGAACAACTCAATTGTGTCCTGATGCAGTTCCTCCTGGCAGTAACCAGATAACAGAGTGTTCCAAGTAGTCACACTTGGCTTTGATATCTTCTCAAACATTGTACGAGCAGAAGGAACATCCCTCGCCTTAATACAGGAAGCAAGCATGTTACTATAAGTGACCTCATTGGGCTCAAAGCCTGACTCTTGCATGAGGTCCAGCACTTCCATGGCCTTAGCATAGAGGCCCACCTGGCCATATCCAGTTATAAGGATGTTCCAAGAAACGATACTGACGCTGGGCAATGACTCGAAGACTTTCATGGCCTCGTCCACCTCCATGCACTTTGCATACATATCCATCAAGGAGTTTCCAACGTGTTGGTCTGATCCAAACCCTTTCCTGACAACCAATGCGTGAATGGACTGTCCAAGCCTGATTGCACGAACGATGCTGTACTCACCAGCGCAAGCCTGTGCACACGCGCCGAGAACACTGGAGacagccaccggatcaacacGGACCCCGCTTCTGCTCATGCGTGCAAACAGCCTGAGCGCATCGTCCGCAGCCCCGCTCTGCGCCAGCCCGCCCATCATCGCCGTGAACGCCACCTCGTTTGGGCGAGCCATCCCGTCGAACAGCCTGACGGCATCATCGACGCTCCCGCACTTGGTGTACATGCCGAGGAGCGCGTTCTCCACGAACTGGTTCCCGTCGAGCCCGACCTTGACGGCGAGCCCGTGGCAGCGCCTCCCGTCGTCGAGCGCAGCCACGGCGCCGCACGCGCTCAGCACGCTGGCGAGCGTGAAGTGCGTCGGCGCGAGGCCCTCCTGCAGCATCCCCTCGTACATCCCCAGCGCGTCCCCCGGCGAGCCCGaccgcgcgacggcggcgatcACGGTGTTCCAGGAGACGGCGTTCCGTTCGGGCATTCCGCCGAGCAGgtcccgggcggcggcgagatcccCCGCGCGGCAGGCCGCCGAGATCGCGGCGTTGTAGGAGTAGACGTTGGGGTGGGGCAGCGCGCGGAAGGCGCGGAGCGCGTGGCATGGCAGGCCGGAGAGGGAGTAGAGCTCGACGAGGCGGTTGAGGAGGAAGGTGTCGgcgccgaggccggcggcgaggacgcgcgcgtgcgcggccctGGCGTGGGCGCGGCTGGGCTTGGGGCCGCTGCTCCGCTTGATGCAGGCCTGGAGCACGGCCGCGAGCTGGGCCGCTAGGTTTGCCATCGCAGTCGTCACTCGGCGTCAGTCACAACATTTTATACTGCTCCAGAGGTTCAATTCGTGCCTGGGCCGTAGAATTGAAGTCCAGtttctccttccttcctctaCTTGGCCCGCTTTAAAAAAAAGTCACAATTGTGTCTATAAAATTGTCTTCATTCAAAACGGCACGGCTCTATTCATTACCCGATTTGCCGGATACCAAGATGAAGCAAATTCTAGAGTCGTGTTTTTGCTACCCTAAACGTTTAAACAAACTAAAGTCACTAATACCcgttagctatttatttgagcTAAATAGCTATTTAAGTAGACTAAATAGTGATTAAACGGGATAAACGGTTGATTAAACGGATACGGTAAGCCACTGTGTGGCGCATACACGGGCTAAACGTTTGCGTCTACCTATTACAAACCAAATGGGTAAACAATCAGGTACCCTGTTACAAATCATATCGGCAAAACGAGACTTTCCATCGAGAAGATGGCGATCTAATACAATCTCGAATTTCTTTTAAATTGCATTTAGAACATTTCGAATACTACTCACATCTTTAATAGCTTTCGCAGCAAAGATGGATTTTCCCGGTGAAGTCTTTTCCACTCCTAAAGCAAAAGATACAGTTTCCTAGCATTTGGGGGACTCTATTGGTGGGTACGGGTGTGGGGCAAGGACACCGCTAGAGACGTGACAACGTAAAGTCATTCGACGAAGAGGAAATAGTGGAAGTAGAAGAAAACAATCCTGATGGTTGAACCACGATCCGACGATCGGTGGAGGAACAAAGGCTGGGTGGTGACTTGGTGAGCATAGGATAGATCAGGGCGGGGTGCCGGCCCTGCAACAACTCGACCAGCTCAACGATCGCATCCAATCGATGCCTTATTTTGCGTGGACTTGGCCCGGCCGGTCACATCAAGTCCACGAGTGACCTCGTCGGTTTGCGCGCGAATTTTTAAACGCCTCGCTCCTTATCCGCCGCTGCGACCTGATTGGCGCCTCGCCGTCCGGAGTGCCTTGCCTGCACAGGACCCGGTCGCGCGCGGGGCCCAGTCGTGTCCAGGAGCCCGGAGCAGGCAGCGCAACCATGCAATGCAAGCTGAGCTCTggctattatatatatattcgcGTCCTACATCCAGGCCTCTTCATTCTCTCGTCGGCGGCGATCACGCAGGTGTGCTCTCTGCCGGAATAGCCGCGAGAGCTTGAGGGCGGCTGCAGCCAAtcagccatggccatggccaggTCTTGCGACCTCGTCCTGCTTGCTCTTCTTGTTGCAGGCTTGGCGGCGTCTCTGCCTCTGGCCCTCGCCTACGACCCGAGCCCGCTCCAGGACTTCTGCGTCGCCGACGCCGCTTCCGATGCTACGCAGCGTTTCATCGCTCCACCATATGCTGCTTGTGCAGCAACATCGATTCATCAATGGCGGCGGCCTTGCTAATCTTTTATCCCCGTTGGATCGCTCGCGCGCGACCCGACGACGCAGTGTTCCTGAACGGGGTGGCGTGCAAGGACCCGGCGCGCGTGTCGGCCGGCGACTTCGCCTTCTCgggcctcgacgccgccggcgacacGGCGAACGCGCTCGGCTCCCGGGTGACCCTGGTGGACGCGCGCGCGGTGCCGGGGCTCAACTCGCTGGGCGTCTCCATGGCGAGCCTCGACCTGGCCCCCGGCGGGCTCAACCCGCCGCACACGCACCCGCGCGCCTCCGAGGTGCTCACCGTCGTCGAGGGCCAGATGCACGCCGGGTACGTTCGTCGCCGCCGACGGGACGCTCTTCGCCAGGGTGCTGTCCGCGGGCGACGCGTTCGTGTTCCCCAGGGGGCTCGTGCACTTCGAGATCAACTTCGGCGAGCGGCCCGCCGTGTGGATCGCCGGCCTCAGCAGCCAGAACCCGGGGGTCGTCCGCGTCGCCGACTCGCTCTTCGGCGCCACCCCGGCCGTCACCGACGACGTGCTCGCCAAGGCGTTTGGGATCGACGCCGCCACCGTGCAGAGGATCAAGGCGCAGTTCGCCACCAAGAAGTAACTCGACTAGAATTCGTTACGTGCCTGGGTGTCAGTCAATTTGTGTGATTGTGTCGTAGAATTTTATTTGTTATGATTTTTCTTGTGTGTGGTGTATTTATGTTTAGGCATGCCCTCTGAAAATAATGTTTTTCCGGTCAAAAGTTGTCATCTTCATTTTTTCCAtcctttttatatttttgtacgCAGGAATATTACGCATACTATATTTTCAGTCGATTCCTCCTATGCAATgtgagattttgagtttaatcCACGGCCTTCAAAGTTGTACAATTGGACAGAGACCACTAGACAGGCATGGGGCCATGTAGGTGATCAGCACATCTTTTGGGCCGGTAGTGTCACGATGGGCCGAAGCAACTAGATCTAGTGGTGCGTCTGTTTGTTTGAGCTATagcttttgattttttttttttgaaaaactgcTTCTGGTGTCTTGGTTTTGAAAATCCAACATTAGCTTTTAGAAGAAGATGTGTTTAGTTTTTTGAGCTTAAAAAGCTACGAAATGCTTGTAAAACTAAGCTTTCGAATAAACTCAGCTTTTCGGAAGCTGCACGAGAAATTCGCTATTTGTTTGAGCTTCTGGTTTTTGACACTAAGAAGCTACCAGGTGTTGACATccaaaattggcaaataccgagtttgctggacaatctgggcaaaccggtcagaccggtccaataaaccggtcagaccggtctgggcaacATTGTCAAAATACCAATTGGACTGCACCAttgtgtagatctcgtcgatATGATCGAAATACATATACAGATCGTCAAATTCAGAGTccggatgagggagttatgcctcccggaagacctgcaccccggtctgaccagtccagagcggtcagaccggtcagaccagtccaaaACAGCCAATCCGAGTTagaagttgtattttgacacgagaTTTGTTAGGGTTCCGACTGTTAatgggtacagacctccccaccctatatatatgaagggccacggcTAATTGAGGtaatcccaatcgaatcaacacATTTATCATTTACttttttatctccaaaccctagcttttccaaccctttGCTGTTCTTCGCTCATCTCTACGGCGTTCGAGGGCGTtataggtggcctgccgactccaGGACAACCCTAAATCTGcgagctccgatggggtccctcccgagctcgtggtTTTAGGTTTTCGCGGTGTCTCTGCCTcaatcggtctgaccagtctgaagAACCGGTCTGCACAGCGAGGAGGATCGTTTGCGATCCGCGCGTGCTAGCGCtttcgtgtgttgaccagaattgtgtcaacatattttggcgactccgctggggaagaagaaaTCTTCATCGTCAACCATGGCCGATAATATagtagatgcatctgagatcgACCCCGAGGACATCATCAATGTTGAGTACGACGACATACCTGAGGAGCGCCGCAAGCAATTCGAGGCGAAGCTCAGGATGGAGCAGGAAGAGGCCACGAGGAGATTGCTTGCATGTTACGAGAGGACTCGGCAAGGCGTGATCAAGAAGGAAGAATTCATCATGCCGACGTTCCCATCTACAGCGACAAGCGAAGTAAGCACTCCGTCTCCTGATTTGGTTGAACAATTTTTGTCCATCATAGGAGAAAGGATTGTTAATTCATGCGACCGTACAAATGATCTATTGCGCAATCTTGTCGATCAAGTGCGAGGTTTGGGTGAGGGAGAAGTCTTGAATTATAGTTGTTCTATTGAAACCCTTAACCCTAGTTCATCGGCAACATCTGCATTATATCACAACCGTTAAATAGTATGCCGCCGAGCTATTTTGCTGGGCAGTCACCGCCACCATGTTCGGCCCTACCAAACAtggccgaaccggtcagaccggtcctaccgaccggtcagaccggtgtggcAGTGGCCAGCCCGGCAACACCATCACCATTTGCATCAATTCCTTATTCGGCTGGCCCTAGCCGAACGAATGAATTGGCAAATTGTGATTCCTCACATACTACTGTAGCATGCAGTGTGCCGCCTATATTTCTACAAGAATCGGGCGTTCGtcattgaagcgtcccctcataagagaagacttaaatgtgatacaaagcaccagtcccaggaggctgatgccacatttattacatcagatggttcaaaaccgtacaaaccttggaggacactcgatacagataatgataatgattaaccaagctacgacataacaccagaccgcaaaccacatggggtctaccacaggctcagagtactgcgacagcggaggcatctcgtcagggccggtaccacaggcaaggttgggtgtagaacgataaccctactcggcgtcgtctggtatgaagtctgggtcttcttctgtaaaaagtaagagtggggtgagtacaaacgtactcagcaagtccaatcacacccacggaggggttataacagaataatatgcataggtaaatcaaggataaggttacggtttaatttgcagaaaaacgatattttatgcaggggtttattttaaggAAAACTTTTTTGAAAATCAGTTTCTGGAGTAAACAcgaagtttcaaattttaaaactgctaccggactccccgtccgtcgtagcacatggcacaactgccggacacaattccaaagcaactcacaccagcccatcccaaagaacactagttatgtgaccacaccgtaactcgcccattACCGTGGgcccggactattcgaatagattcttaactctgcagaggtgtgcaactttacccacaagtaggataccacaactcgagcaccgtcgtgtcggtgtagatcccaacatagccattacccaccatagctaagcctgactagccatcacgggatgcaccaaggggtcattgaccattcacttaggtataaccgggcataagccactcggggcttatcccttttccttagttacccattgctctcagctctcctgatggctaccacaccaactagtgggatttatgctacgccgttgcccattcaacggtcgagtggtttgcacgatagtggagttaggtgagatgacacaccaactcggtccttagacacgacaagatggatatctcccttctttgccctgccacacaggcataagcacaccagtcggcaattcacacagaaatgccgtccatcccatccatactcatctttcgaaaatccacgttttatcccttcccacacgcacacattttctttatcaaataaattatgttatgagtaaagtcctaagcgttctaatatcgattaacgtccaagcaaaatcagacattaatctaggtgatcaaggaatggtcatcacaaatcaaggggtggctatccaaccatgttttcatgcaagtaaaacatatgcaactttttaaaacaggccattgggttgtgtttataaaaactaggacagaaacatgcatcaaaggatgggattgaacttgccgtcttcgtagccttcggggaagtcctgtccttcgggctcggggtcgcggaactggtcctcgttctcctactcacagtactgctcgttgacgggctctccttcgttcactccgtgatctacgacgcaaacAAACAAGACACAGGAAATAAAaggtttatcgttgagctcgaaacagagacacataaaatatagagtATAGAGTGCTAATTTCGTGTGGTTTCTGAGTGACATGGCCAAGACTGAGTTAAATTAGGCAGGGTAGAGTTTTGGTTTGATCCGGGGTTGTttggtacatgaaatgataggttttataaagGTTCGTGGGTTAGTTAAGGGGCCAGGGGCCTGGTTGTAAATAAGCTTTAGTAGGCAGGGGTCTGTTTGTAATTTTTGTAATCTTTTGGGTTATTCTGGAGAGGTCAGGGGTATATTTGAGATTAAGTTTATATTGGAAGAGGGTTCATTCGCAAATATATTAAAGGTGGGGGTGATTCTGCAAAAGGCAAAAAGGGTGGAAGGTTCCTttaagaaaaagaggaaagggggagggggttttggcaaaattgccatccccttcctccctcccacgctgggaaacaggggaggtgtCCCcggggtgccggcggcggccgatttggccgtcctggaccacggcggcggccgggggtgggGGAAAAGGGCTAGGAGGGGcgtggggttcgattccccagcTCACCTCGGctcggggcgcggcgagggagcagggcgacgtgaaccggcggcggcgggcggaaatggcagcggcggcggcgctgtgagctgcgaggagaggcggtggtggccggggaAGTTTGggtgcggaggagcggcgccggcggggccttTTATAGCCGTTGTAGGTCGGTTTGGGGGGGGCGTGGCCGGTGGCGAGTAGGTGgcgcccggcgggcggcgcggcgggccttaatggcgctcggccgcGCTCGCGCGTCGTGGAGCGGCGCACGGGCAGCGATGTTGTGCAGGGATGACGGGACGTGTGCGGCAGTGGTGAGCAtagggcggcgctgtgcggggcagcggcgggcggcgcgcggcgtggccaggcgcgcacgtgggctcggcggagctCACGTCACTGCGGCCCGGCGCGTTCGCCCACGGCCCTGTGCtccgtgcgcgcgtgcgcgcaaGCGGGGCGAGGCGCAGCggggtggcgcgggcggcgaggcggcggtgcgcgggAGCGGGCAGCCTGGCAGcggcgggtggcgcggcggtgctccgaGCACGCGGTCCACGCGCGTGGACCGGCTCGGTGGGGCGTGCAGGACGAGCGGGGGAGGCGGGGTGCGGCTCGGAGcgagcggggcggcgtggcgcgtgtACGAGGCCGGTGCGGTGGTCAGGCCGCTCGGCTCGGGGAGGAGggccgggcacggcggcgctcggagcGGGAGGCGGCTCGGGGCAGGCGCGACGGGTAGGagaaaggagagggagggagagggagaaaggaaggggggaaaagagaaaagaaaagaagaaaaagagaaaagggggaaaagaaatgggaaaaagaaatagggaaaaagaaaatgggagggagggaaaggaaaaggagggggggcggtgcgcgccagcggcgaccgcgactgcggtcggccacgcgtggcgtgcggccgcgggaggtggggcacgcggtcggaggggagagaggaaaaaggagggggcgggattcgcggcggccggtcacgacgcgtcgcgttggatgggaaGGAGATGAGACGTGGATTGAAATCGGGTGTCGGGTCAGATCTCCGGGGATCGGGAGATCGGAGCAGGAGGGTTTCCGggaagttagggttagggtttgagtcgagctcaacaacaaaaacaaatttagcgcatgatttattttggtgagttttcgggatgtcacagtcATGGGCCGATTCCGAATGATGTGTACAATGATTTGTTAAGGCGTGTACCTGTTAGTTCTGCACAGACGATGGTGCAAACTGATCCTATCACACATCGTCTAGCTTCTAACGCACAAGCAGCTACAAGTAGATATTATAAAGCCGATCTTGCAGAAGATCTGGCTAATATGTTTAAAGCCAAACTCAGATTGGATGTGGGAGGATCTCATTTACATCAAAAACCATATCCCGATGACTTTGATTTGGTTTCTTATCCCTTTGGCTGGTGTGTTCCTGATTTTATAAAATTCAATGGTGATGATAATAGAACAACTTGGGAACACATTAGTCAATATGTGGCTTAACTTGGAGAGGCTAGTTCTATAGATGCTTTGCGAGTTCGcttgttttctttgtctttgactGGAACTGCTTTCTCTTGATTTTTGTCATTGCCTCCAAATTCGGTCCACTCTTGGAATGAATTAGAACAAAAATTCCATGATCACTTTTATAGTGGAGTCAATGAAGCAAAATTGAcagatttgacatcggttaaaCATGGTAGAGATGAGTCTATTCATGACTACTTTATAAGATTTAAAGATGCAAAAAAACCGGTATttcaatttgtcaatttctgaaagagatttggctggtttggctcttGGTGGTTTATGCTCTCACTTTAAGGAAAAACTTAAGGGTTATACTTATTATTCTATTAATCAACTCCAAGTTGAAGCTTTAGGCCAAGAGTGCAGATTTAAATGGGCCAAAGAAATTTGTGAATCTCATCAGTCCAATACACATGTTGATTGTGAATCCGATAATTCAGACAATGAGAAAAAGGGAGTTTATGTTGCTGAGCTTGTATGGTCTTTTGAGGCTATACCTTATTCTTGTTCATCacttaagccgattcaaaagaatcggcaagaaggAGCTCGTTtaacttttgatgtttctaagtgtgatcgcatatttgatgaattgcatAGAAACAGAAATATCAAATTGTCTCATGTCATACCACCGCTTGAGGAGTTAAAGCGGCgtgcatattgcaagtggcatgATTCTTCTTCTCATGCAACCAATGCTATCAATGTTTTTCGTCGACaaatacaatcggccattaatgaaggacgattggcttTGCATGAGAACCAAGTTGACAAGGCGCCGTTCCCTGTACATACCATTGATATGAACAACGCcaaggtactcattcggccAGTACAAGCCGAAGAAGCTAAAGGAAAGAATGTGATTGTTGGTGAAAAAGGCCGAAGAATgtcaatgacaagattctggTCAGGGAAGTGGTGCTAGAAAAGACTCCAGATGGCAAGAAGTCATTGAAAATTACTTTGAAAGCTTCAAGACCCGGGGAGCAAGTAAGTTCCTCGCAGAACTCGAGTTGGCCTGTTACCCAggcgcgaccggtcagaccggcctcatcgaccggtcataccggtcatCCCCAGGGCCGACCCAAAACATTTCAGCCCAAGCGCTCAGAAGTGGATACTTGAAAGGTGAATGAATCAAAGGTGCAAGGAGTTGTGAAGCAGAAGCTCACCTTTGATCAGTTGCTGAATAAGTATGCAAAGGTCGTTCCAAAAGATCGGTcgctaaaaaagagaccaaGGTCACCTCTGCATCAAGGCAAATCTGCATCTCCTAGAGGAGAATTCAGCAAGCACAGAAGAGACGTCACCACCTTGTTCCCTCCTCAAACAGTGTATTCTACTATGCCATGGGCGCCGCCGGCATCGGATTCTTCTTGCCCAACGTGGGAGCACGAAGGAATTTGGATGCAATGGTATCCGATGCTGCATCCACCATCTCACCAGAAAGGAGGGAACTTCAGAAAACCTGTTTTTGATAGGTTAGCACGACCGGTGCATGATCAATCGGGATATCACCGATTAGGTCAGAGGCAACAGcctacaccggtcagaccggttaccacCGACCGGTCCCACCAGGGACCAGGTCAATTTCGTTTTCCAAGACAGGTGTACCGTGTCAAGGAGAATAAAAAAGAGGTACAGTCCACTACTGATTCAGAGAAGATCAAAGCCAACGATGTTATGCAAATCGGCAACATCAAGGTGGCTGTCACTGAGTCGGGCACAAGACCGATGGTTCTTGGTAAATCGGTTGATACCTCTATCCAGAGGCCGATCATGGCggatgatcatgaggccagcagcagcactACAACATCAAGGTACTTTCAACCAAGGTGGTGTCCGTCAGGGTTGACTC is drawn from Panicum virgatum strain AP13 chromosome 1N, P.virgatum_v5, whole genome shotgun sequence and contains these coding sequences:
- the LOC120654319 gene encoding putative germin-like protein 2-1, which gives rise to MAMARSCDLVLLALLVAGLAASLPLALAYDPSPLQDFCVADAASDATQRFIAPPYAALFLNGVACKDPARVSAGDFAFSGLDAAGDTANALGSRVTLVDARAVPGLNSLGVSMASLDLAPGGLNPPHTHPRASEVLTVVEGQMHAGGLVHFEINFGERPAVWIAGLSSQNPGVVRVADSLFGATPAVTDDVLAKAFGIDAATVQRIKAQFATKK
- the LOC120654744 gene encoding pentatricopeptide repeat-containing protein At4g20770-like — encoded protein: MANLAAQLAAVLQACIKRSSGPKPSRAHARAAHARVLAAGLGADTFLLNRLVELYSLSGLPCHALRAFRALPHPNVYSYNAAISAACRAGDLAAARDLLGGMPERNAVSWNTVIAAVARSGSPGDALGMYEGMLQEGLAPTHFTLASVLSACGAVAALDDGRRCHGLAVKVGLDGNQFVENALLGMYTKCGSVDDAVRLFDGMARPNEVAFTAMMGGLAQSGAADDALRLFARMSRSGVRVDPVAVSSVLGACAQACAGEYSIVRAIRLGQSIHALVVRKGFGSDQHVGNSLMDMYAKCMEVDEAMKVFESLPSVSIVSWNILITGYGQVGLYAKAMEVLDLMQESGFEPNEVTYSNMLASCIKARDVPSARTMFEKISKPSVTTWNTLLSGYCQEELHQDTIELFKRMQHQKVQPDRTTLAVILSSCSRLGTLELGKQVHSASVRLLLHNDMFVANGLVDMYSKCGHVGFAQIIFNRMTQRDVVCWNSMISGLAIHSLNEEAFDFFKQMRENGMFPTESSYASMINSCARLSSIPQGRQMHAQVLKDGYDQNVYVGSALIDMYAKCGNMDDARLSFNCMIVKNIVAWNEMIHGYAQNGFGEKAIELFEYMLTTKQKPDSVTFIAVLTGCSHAGLVDEAIALFNSMESNYGITPLVEHYTCLIDALGRAGRFVEVEAVIDKMPYKDDPIVWEVLLAACVVHHNAELGELAAKHLFRLEPKNPSPYVLLSNIYASLGRHGDASAVRALMSSRGVVKGRGYSWVHQKDGARAFMVADDLGKNVGQSTMFSESEDTSGIAEVHCDETCAG